The proteins below come from a single Necator americanus strain Aroian chromosome V, whole genome shotgun sequence genomic window:
- a CDS encoding hypothetical protein (NECATOR_CHRV.G18724.T2), with translation MKFVCRLRGYEQVYKGCNDPANPAVACQTLQSNCQAQGGTGQCFTCNYEFCNSSAELTSFVVLAAAILFYSI, from the exons ATGAAATTTGTGTGCAGACTGCGAGGAT ATGAGCAAGTTTACAAAGGATGCAACGATCCAGCTAATCCTGCCGTTGCCTGTCAGACTCTACAG TCCAACTGCCAAGCTCAAGGAGGAACTGGACAATGCTTCACCTGCAACTATGAGTTCTGCAACTCGTCGGCAGAGCTTACTTCATTTGTCGTTCTTGCAGCTgccatattattttattccatttga